The following are encoded together in the Panicum virgatum strain AP13 chromosome 6K, P.virgatum_v5, whole genome shotgun sequence genome:
- the LOC120711055 gene encoding basic salivary proline-rich protein 4-like isoform X1, whose translation MEECASTTNPQKTNNNNNIAFFPKQVGARIQLIPQHPPEGVTLTERTVRVTGNKKQIEVAKDLIKQAMNQNFSKHANQSGGYGPQGYRPQGHGEALQWGPRSQSQPGYGYPPRGMPPPQNYNPAYGGYPQQGPPRGGMGWDQRQSPPPHPSYQGGGSDYYKQGSQPYDSQPPSYPPGPGNYNSYGQSQAPGYGQPPYPQHAPQQNYGHGYGDPRYNAPPPNQYYGQPPMGPQQGYPQQADPYARPSYSGLGQWAPRGAPAADGSYQPPPASDGPPSQQPPAYGQTYGVATAPDGYAQQGYPQQSGQAPAPYSQNAPAAPGYPQQGTQQGGYAQYPQTQPAYGDQAAQANANNCCRKPKVLFLFYNRTPWTCAICSKGCGEKHL comes from the exons ATGGAAGAATGTGCCAGCACAACCAATCCGCAG aaaaccaacaacaacaacaacatagccttttttcccaagcaagttggtgCTCGTATTCAGTTGATACCCCAACATCCTCCAGAGGGTGTTACATTGACTGAACGAACTGTACGTGTAACTGGGAATAAGAAACAGATTGAAGTCGCAAAGGATCTGATCAAGCAAGCTATGAATCAG AATTTCTCAAAGCATGCGAACCAATCTGGTGGATATGGTCCGCAAGGTTACCGCCCTCAGGGTCATGGTGAGGCTTTGCAGTGGGGGCCACGTTCTCAAAGTCAGCCTGGCTATGGGTATCCACCAAGAGGTATGCCTCCACCTCAGAACTACAACCCAGCCTACGGTGGTTACCCACAGCAGGGACCACCAAGAGGCGGCATGGGCTGGGACCAAAGGCAGAGCCCTCCGCCCCATCCTTCATATCAGGGTGGTGGTTCTGACTACTACAAGCAGGGATCTCAACCATATGATAGCCAGCCACCAAGCTACCCTCCTGGACCAGGGAACTACAACAGTTATGGGCAATCTCAAGCTCCTGGCTATGGACAACCTCCATATCCGCAACATGCGCCTCAACAGAACTATGGCCATGGGTATGGTGATCCTAGATACAATGCTCCGCCTCCAAACCAGTACTATGGGCAGCCACCAATGGGCCCCCAGCAAGGCTATCCTCAACAGGCAGATCCTTATGCAAGGCCTTCATACAGTGGACTGGGACAATGGGCTCCCAGAGGTGCTCCGGCTGCAGATGGCTCCTACCAGCCACCACCTGCATCTGATGGACCACCCTCCCAGCAACCTCCTGCTTATGGCCAAACATATGGCGTGGCAACTGCACCTGATGGGTATGCTCAACAGGGCTACCCACAGCAGAGTGGGCAAGCACCAGCTCCATATAGCCAGAATGCACCAGCAGCACCAGGCTATCCTCAGCAAGGCACACAGCAAGGTGGCTATGCACAGTACCCGCAAACCCAACCAGCATATGGTGATCAAGCAGCTCAAGCCAATGCGAACAATTGCTGCAGAAAACCGAAAGTATTATTTCTCTTTTACAATAGAACACCTTG
- the LOC120711055 gene encoding uncharacterized protein LOC120711055 isoform X2, which yields MRTNLVDMVRKVTALRVMVRLCSGGHVLKVSLAMGIHQEVCLHLRTTTQPTVVTHSRDHQEAAWAGTKGRALRPILHIRVVVLTTTSRDLNHMIASHQATLLDQGTTTVMGNLKLLAMDNLHIRNMRLNRTMAMGMVILDTMLRLQTSTMGSHQWAPSKAILNRQILMQGLHTVDWDNGLPEVLRLQMAPTSHHLHLMDHPPSNLLLMAKHMAWQLHLMGMLNRATHSRVGKHQLHIARMHQQHQAILSKAHSKVAMHSTRKPNQHMVIKQLKPMRTIAAENRKYYFSFTIEHLGLALFVQKVVEKNTFRQDINLSISWFT from the coding sequence ATGCGAACCAATCTGGTGGATATGGTCCGCAAGGTTACCGCCCTCAGGGTCATGGTGAGGCTTTGCAGTGGGGGCCACGTTCTCAAAGTCAGCCTGGCTATGGGTATCCACCAAGAGGTATGCCTCCACCTCAGAACTACAACCCAGCCTACGGTGGTTACCCACAGCAGGGACCACCAAGAGGCGGCATGGGCTGGGACCAAAGGCAGAGCCCTCCGCCCCATCCTTCATATCAGGGTGGTGGTTCTGACTACTACAAGCAGGGATCTCAACCATATGATAGCCAGCCACCAAGCTACCCTCCTGGACCAGGGAACTACAACAGTTATGGGCAATCTCAAGCTCCTGGCTATGGACAACCTCCATATCCGCAACATGCGCCTCAACAGAACTATGGCCATGGGTATGGTGATCCTAGATACAATGCTCCGCCTCCAAACCAGTACTATGGGCAGCCACCAATGGGCCCCCAGCAAGGCTATCCTCAACAGGCAGATCCTTATGCAAGGCCTTCATACAGTGGACTGGGACAATGGGCTCCCAGAGGTGCTCCGGCTGCAGATGGCTCCTACCAGCCACCACCTGCATCTGATGGACCACCCTCCCAGCAACCTCCTGCTTATGGCCAAACATATGGCGTGGCAACTGCACCTGATGGGTATGCTCAACAGGGCTACCCACAGCAGAGTGGGCAAGCACCAGCTCCATATAGCCAGAATGCACCAGCAGCACCAGGCTATCCTCAGCAAGGCACACAGCAAGGTGGCTATGCACAGTACCCGCAAACCCAACCAGCATATGGTGATCAAGCAGCTCAAGCCAATGCGAACAATTGCTGCAGAAAACCGAAAGTATTATTTCTCTTTTACAATAGAACACCTTG
- the LOC120711055 gene encoding calcium-binding protein P-like isoform X3 produces the protein MNQNFSKHANQSGGYGPQGYRPQGHGEALQWGPRSQSQPGYGYPPRGMPPPQNYNPAYGGYPQQGPPRGGMGWDQRQSPPPHPSYQGGGSDYYKQGSQPYDSQPPSYPPGPGNYNSYGQSQAPGYGQPPYPQHAPQQNYGHGYGDPRYNAPPPNQYYGQPPMGPQQGYPQQADPYARPSYSGLGQWAPRGAPAADGSYQPPPASDGPPSQQPPAYGQTYGVATAPDGYAQQGYPQQSGQAPAPYSQNAPAAPGYPQQGTQQGGYAQYPQTQPAYGDQAAQANANNCCRKPKVLFLFYNRTPWTCAICSKGCGEKHL, from the exons ATGAATCAG AATTTCTCAAAGCATGCGAACCAATCTGGTGGATATGGTCCGCAAGGTTACCGCCCTCAGGGTCATGGTGAGGCTTTGCAGTGGGGGCCACGTTCTCAAAGTCAGCCTGGCTATGGGTATCCACCAAGAGGTATGCCTCCACCTCAGAACTACAACCCAGCCTACGGTGGTTACCCACAGCAGGGACCACCAAGAGGCGGCATGGGCTGGGACCAAAGGCAGAGCCCTCCGCCCCATCCTTCATATCAGGGTGGTGGTTCTGACTACTACAAGCAGGGATCTCAACCATATGATAGCCAGCCACCAAGCTACCCTCCTGGACCAGGGAACTACAACAGTTATGGGCAATCTCAAGCTCCTGGCTATGGACAACCTCCATATCCGCAACATGCGCCTCAACAGAACTATGGCCATGGGTATGGTGATCCTAGATACAATGCTCCGCCTCCAAACCAGTACTATGGGCAGCCACCAATGGGCCCCCAGCAAGGCTATCCTCAACAGGCAGATCCTTATGCAAGGCCTTCATACAGTGGACTGGGACAATGGGCTCCCAGAGGTGCTCCGGCTGCAGATGGCTCCTACCAGCCACCACCTGCATCTGATGGACCACCCTCCCAGCAACCTCCTGCTTATGGCCAAACATATGGCGTGGCAACTGCACCTGATGGGTATGCTCAACAGGGCTACCCACAGCAGAGTGGGCAAGCACCAGCTCCATATAGCCAGAATGCACCAGCAGCACCAGGCTATCCTCAGCAAGGCACACAGCAAGGTGGCTATGCACAGTACCCGCAAACCCAACCAGCATATGGTGATCAAGCAGCTCAAGCCAATGCGAACAATTGCTGCAGAAAACCGAAAGTATTATTTCTCTTTTACAATAGAACACCTTG